AATCCAATCGCTCTTTCGGTTCGTACTGATCCTGAACATGAAGAGCAATGAGGATTTCATCATGGCAAATAGCAATTTGGGGCGCTTGAATGATACGAAGGTGGTAACGGCTTCAGTACGTCGGGACGATCGCTTTGATACTTACCAATTTCGGCTGAAGGATCGCAGCAGCTTAACAGGAAAGTTAGGGAACCTGAGGGGCGGAAACGCTGATTTGGAGCTTTTTAGTCGCGATCGCCAGCGCATTGCCAAATCCACCACATCTGGCGCTGACTCCATTACTCAAACCCTCGATGCCGGAGTTTATTTCTTTCGAGTTAAACAACGCAGTGGTAATGATGTCAGTTATCGCCTTCGCTTGTCCAATGCTCCCTTTGTTCTACCTGACACCGTAGGGAATAGCCAGAGTGAAGCTAAGCAAATTTCCTTGGGAGCAACCTCCAGCAGCTTTGTCGATTCGGTTAGTCGGTCAGACAACAACGACTACTATCGGTTTGATGTCACGACCCCTGGTAATCTTAGCTTGAACCTGAACGGGCTAAGTGGCAACGCCGATGTGCAGGTGCTTAATGGTAATGGCAATGTAATTGGTTCTTCTACCAACGCTGGGAATGCAGATGAGTCATTAAATCTCAACCTTGCTGCAGGCACCTTTTTTGTACGAGTGTTTCCCAATGCGCCCAACCAGAGTACTCCCTATAGTCTGAATGCAACACTCACACCGCTAAAGCTTTTTGGCTTAACAGAGCAAAATAACCTAATTGCCTTCAATGCCGACAACCTTAACGCCGTCACTGTAGGGGCTGTCACGGGGCTTGCTACCGGAGAAACGTTGGTGGGTATCGATTTTCGGGCTACGACTGCCACTGCTGCCAATGGACAAAGCCTCAATGGTGGCTTATATGGCTTAGGTAGCACCAATCGGCTTTACAGCATCAACATTGCCACTGGTCAAGCAACTTCAATCGGTACTGCGCCTTTTAGTCCAGGAATAGACGGAGCATCTTTTGGTTTTGACTTTAACCCTGCGCCCGATCGCATCCGGTTGGTGAGCAACACCGACCAAAACCTACGCTTAGTCCCCGATGGCACTATGGCTCCAGCCGGAACTGTGGCGGATGGTAACGCTGGTGTTGCTGGCATCCAATCCGATACCTCGTTAAGCTACATCACAGGCGACGTTAATGCTGGGGTTAACCCTAATATTGTGGCAGCTGCCTATGCCAATAACCGGGTGGGGGGTAGAACAACGCAGTTTGTCATTGATGCTGACTTAGATGTTTTGGTCAGGCAGGGTAGCCCAGGGGGCAACGCGTCCTCTCCTTTTGGTGCATCGCCGAATGGAGGATTGCTAACTACTATTGGGGCGCTAGGATTCGATTTTGGCAACAACACCGCCTTCGATATTTCGACGGATAGCAATCTGACCGATACAGCGATCGCCACTTCAGGTTCAACCTTGTACGGCATCAATCTTGCTACAGGTGCTGCTAGAAACTTGGGCACAGTGACTGCGAATGGCGCAGCCGTCAATGTTGTCGGGCTCTCGACACGAGTAGTCTAAGTCAAAAAACTGCATCGAAAATCTGTAGGCACACGAAATAAGGGGACACAGTTCAACTGTGCCCCCTCGCTCTTATATATCATTGGAACTACATTTTTAGAGACCACCTTCTTACTACAAAACCTGCCCACTGAAAGGTAGAGCAGAGGTTGGTAGCTGGAGGGTATCACTTACGTTTTAACGGAACCGACGCTTACGTCTTGCCATAATTGCTTTGCGCTTGCGCTTTTCTAGCGGGGTTTCAAAATGACGATGACTTTTCACGTCGGCTAAGATACCTGCTTTTGAAACTTGGCGCTTGAATCGACGTAATGCAGATTCAATCCCTTCATTTTCACCTAAGACCACCTGGGTCATGCGTACCACTCCTTCGTTTTATTTCCAAAAAACTAACAATTACCAAGCATATCTTAACCCGTTTAGTACGAATCGGGTTTTACCAGGGAGTATGATTACATCTGTTCCTTTTCTTCACTTAAAATTTGCATGTCTTTTCAGGTTTCTCTAGGTCAGTTGGTCGAGCTTTTGGCAGCTACTCCTCTTCATCTCTCTGAGAATGATCTACGATCGCCCATCACAAGAATCACCACTGACAGCCGCAGTTTGCAAGCAGGCGACTTGTTTATTGCCTTACGGGGAGAAAAATTTGATGGGCATGGGTTTACAGAGCAGGCCATACAGCAAGGGGCGATCGCAGCAATTACTGATTACCCTGTGGCAGGAGTTCTTGCTCTGCCGCTGCTAATCGTGAAAGACACGTTAGAGGCATATCAAGCGATCGCCCATTGGTGGCGGAATCAGTTTAAGCATCCGGTAATTGCGGTGACTGGCTCGGTGGGCAAGACCACGACTAAGGAGCTTATTGCCTCGGTTTTAGCGACTCAGGGCAAAGTGCTGAAGACGCAGGCGAACTACAACAATGAAATAGGAGTGCCTAAAACGCTGCTAGACCTTGACGATCAGGACTATGCAGTAGTGGAAATGGGAATGCGAGCAGCAGGTGAAATCGCTTTACTAACCCGCATCGCGCGCCCAGACATCGCTGTCATTACCAACGTGGGAACCGCTCACATTGGACGACTAGGCTCTGAACAGGCGATCGCCAATGCCAAGTGCGAGTTGCTCGAAAAACTCCCAGAGACAGGCATTGCTATCCTTAACCATGACAACTTGCGCTTAATTGCAACCGCAGCGAAGGTTTGGCAGGGCAAGGTGTTGACCTATGGGTTGGAAGGTGGCGATTTACAAGGCGAGCTTTTAAGTGCCACAACGCTAAAGGTTGAGGGTAACGTTTTACCCCTGCCTTTGCCAGGTCGGCACAATGCTTTGAACTACTTGGCAGCGATCGCTGTTGCCAAAGTTTTAGACATCGACTGGACTATCCTGACGGCTGGCATAGAGGTGACCTTACCCCAAGGGCGATCGCGTCGGTATGAACTGCCTAATGATGTGCTGCTGTTAGATGAAACGTATAATGCGGGCTTAGAGTCTATGATTGCGGCTTTACACTTGTTGGCAGAAACGCCCGGAACTCGGCATATTGCAGTGCTCGGCACGATGAAGGAGCTAGGAGAGCGATCGCCAGAATTTCATGAACAAGTGGGTACGGTTGCTCGTCAGCTAAATCTAGATCGTCTGTTGATTTTGGCAGATGAAGCTGAGAGTGAGGCTTTAGCGTCGGGTGCTGCGCCGTCAGTGGTGTCTGAGCGGTTTACGAGCCATGCTGCTGTGGTGGAAAGATTAGTACAGTTAGTGCAACCAGGCGATCGCCTGTTGTTCAAAGCATCCCGCGCTGTAGGGTTAGATCAAGTCGTGGAGCAGTTTCGGACTACAGTACAGTTGTAAAAAGCTCCGGGTGAAACAAAAAATCCCTGACAGAAAGTCAGGGATAAAATAGGGTGCATCTACCTCTTCGTTATCCATACCGACTCCTACCTCATCAGGAAGAATTTGCTGAGAGTTTTTTCTGACTATGGTTTTAGGTCACGCGCTTTTCAGTCACTAGCGTTAAACTACTCCAACCGCCTTGAGCGTCGTAGCTCCGAATCATGCGCTGGCGTAGGTTGGGGTTGATTAACCAGCCTGCCTCTAAAAAGAAAGGTTGACCTTTAGGAAGAGTAAGCGGTGTGTTGCAAGAGGCACCATCAGGAAGCAGCAAGACTTGAATGGGAAATTTGCCTTGGTCAAATAACAGCGTTGAGCCATTAATTTCGGCACTGGAGGAGAAGTCTAACTGGGGCAAGATGAGATGCTGCTGAAGACGATCGCCCTCTTGTTTGACTGAAAGCGTCGTCGCAAATTGGGTCGATCGCCAGTTAAGGTCAAGGGTCACAGATTCTCCTTGCCACTCACCGATTAATTGCTCGACTGTCAGAGGCGGGCGATCGCTAGATTGTTTCCCTTGAAGATGCTCTCGAATCAGCGTGAGTTCTGAAAACTGATGGTTTTCATTAAACAGTTGCACTAAACGAAGCCGATGATCGTTCCAAATAAACCCCAGTTCGGCTCCAAACTCCGTTGTAGGCGCAAGCTGAATCGATCCTTGAGAAAATGCGCCTCCCTCAAATAGCAAAATGCCGCGACCCAGCGATCGATACTCTAAAACTCGATGCTGCGTCACTTCGGCTCTATCCGCTGAAAACTGGTCGATCGTTTGGCGCACTATTTTATTGTCATCAAGTCCTTCTAAGGTCACTAAAGTTGAAATGTCTGCCTGAAGGTTGCCATGGGTAGAAAGGCTTGTAAAAGATCCTTCCCAAGCCCCTAAGTTGCAGAGCAGGTTATCCCATTGTGAGGTTGAGCCAAATTGTGTCATCTGCAAAACTAGACTTCTATTGCAATCTTTTTAGTATCAGGCAAATCTATGAGTGTGAAAGCTCTCTCATAATTCTTTTATAATAAATCGCTTTTATACCGTAATATTACTGGTTCTAGAGCAAAACTTATGTAATTTTTAATACTTCGTTTGCACAGGCATGGGCGATCGCCAAAAACTAGGTTGTCGAATGGCTGGCTAACAGTGGCTCTTAAACCATTTATTTTAGGTGCGGCTGATCAAACTCTCTACTGAAATAGCCTGTACAAATTTACACTCTTTCATTAATATTATTTTTTGGGTTCAATATTAACTAGATATTAAGAATTATTAAAAACATGACATTTCTTCAGTCAAACCTTAACCCATGAATTTTTCAGGCTTTTTAGGGGTGCTTGCATCCGTCAGTCATGTTCTTTCTTTGGCAGGTTCTTCTATCATCGAAGCCTTGCCTCAGTCGTCTCTTAGAAAAGAACCTATTCTTCAAAATTCTCCAGCAATCACTTCCCCGTCTCTCCATTCAGCAAGGTTTGCCACTCTCACAAAGCTTCCAGGTTTTGCAGACAAACGATACGCTCTGGCGAACGGTTCCCAATTAGGATTTACCCCGCGAGACGGTTGGCAAACTCTTCTAGAAGAGTTCACGCGCCCCCAACTGGCGGTTCAAGTCGTGGGTCAAAAGTTTCAGGTAAAGATTAAGGGGCATGTTGTGGCTGAGGTCACGTCTCAAGACCAAGCTGCTCTTATGGTTTGGCAATTACAACGGATGGCTTTGAACCCAGACTTTGATGCCCAAAATCTACATCTAGGGCTAAGTCTACGTCCTGGAATGCCTGAGGCAACCCCTGTAGGGAAAATCGAGAATGAAGTTTTGTTCTGGAGCGATCGCCGCCTCACCCCTCAAGTGCAAGAAAACGCTGAGTTAACAGCGATCGCTTGGGTCAATAATCTTCGTGCTGCCCTAGATGTCCCTAGGTTATCGTTGGCAGAAGCTCAAAGCCAGATGCACAATTTAGTCCCGACTGATCAGCGCTTAAGGGGGACAGCTTCTTGGTATGGGTCTTACTTCCACGGTCGTCAAACTGCTACAGGCGAAATCTTTGACCAAAATGATCTGACGGCTGCTCATCCCTCATTGCCCTTTGGCACTTTTTTAAAGGTGACAAACTTGCTATCAGGTGAGCAGGTCATTGTGCGGATTAATGACCGGGGCCCCTACTGGGACGATCGCTCTCTCGATCTTTCCAGACAGGCGGCGCTTTGTCTAAACAGCGAATCGAAAGGTGTTGTGCCCTACGAAGCGATCGTTATGCAACCGGTGCAACCCATGCAGACTTTGAAAAACACTGCTTCTATTTCTCAAGAGCAGCATCCAGATCAGATAAGAAGTCACAGGATAGGTCAAAAAGTAGCAAGGCTGATCCGATCGCCCTTTACACAGTCTGGGCAACCTAAACAGTCTGGGCAATATACGCAGTCTGAATCTATACAGTCTGGGCAATAAGGATGATATGACGATTGCTGTCCATTTTCATCCAGCCTGCTTCCTGAAGTTGACTGAGGAGCCGAGTCA
The Timaviella obliquedivisa GSE-PSE-MK23-08B DNA segment above includes these coding regions:
- a CDS encoding DUF4394 domain-containing protein; the protein is MANSNLGRLNDTKVVTASVRRDDRFDTYQFRLKDRSSLTGKLGNLRGGNADLELFSRDRQRIAKSTTSGADSITQTLDAGVYFFRVKQRSGNDVSYRLRLSNAPFVLPDTVGNSQSEAKQISLGATSSSFVDSVSRSDNNDYYRFDVTTPGNLSLNLNGLSGNADVQVLNGNGNVIGSSTNAGNADESLNLNLAAGTFFVRVFPNAPNQSTPYSLNATLTPLKLFGLTEQNNLIAFNADNLNAVTVGAVTGLATGETLVGIDFRATTATAANGQSLNGGLYGLGSTNRLYSINIATGQATSIGTAPFSPGIDGASFGFDFNPAPDRIRLVSNTDQNLRLVPDGTMAPAGTVADGNAGVAGIQSDTSLSYITGDVNAGVNPNIVAAAYANNRVGGRTTQFVIDADLDVLVRQGSPGGNASSPFGASPNGGLLTTIGALGFDFGNNTAFDISTDSNLTDTAIATSGSTLYGINLATGAARNLGTVTANGAAVNVVGLSTRVV
- a CDS encoding UDP-N-acetylmuramoyl-tripeptide--D-alanyl-D-alanine ligase encodes the protein MSFQVSLGQLVELLAATPLHLSENDLRSPITRITTDSRSLQAGDLFIALRGEKFDGHGFTEQAIQQGAIAAITDYPVAGVLALPLLIVKDTLEAYQAIAHWWRNQFKHPVIAVTGSVGKTTTKELIASVLATQGKVLKTQANYNNEIGVPKTLLDLDDQDYAVVEMGMRAAGEIALLTRIARPDIAVITNVGTAHIGRLGSEQAIANAKCELLEKLPETGIAILNHDNLRLIATAAKVWQGKVLTYGLEGGDLQGELLSATTLKVEGNVLPLPLPGRHNALNYLAAIAVAKVLDIDWTILTAGIEVTLPQGRSRRYELPNDVLLLDETYNAGLESMIAALHLLAETPGTRHIAVLGTMKELGERSPEFHEQVGTVARQLNLDRLLILADEAESEALASGAAPSVVSERFTSHAAVVERLVQLVQPGDRLLFKASRAVGLDQVVEQFRTTVQL
- a CDS encoding septal ring lytic transglycosylase RlpA family protein, whose product is MNFSGFLGVLASVSHVLSLAGSSIIEALPQSSLRKEPILQNSPAITSPSLHSARFATLTKLPGFADKRYALANGSQLGFTPRDGWQTLLEEFTRPQLAVQVVGQKFQVKIKGHVVAEVTSQDQAALMVWQLQRMALNPDFDAQNLHLGLSLRPGMPEATPVGKIENEVLFWSDRRLTPQVQENAELTAIAWVNNLRAALDVPRLSLAEAQSQMHNLVPTDQRLRGTASWYGSYFHGRQTATGEIFDQNDLTAAHPSLPFGTFLKVTNLLSGEQVIVRINDRGPYWDDRSLDLSRQAALCLNSESKGVVPYEAIVMQPVQPMQTLKNTASISQEQHPDQIRSHRIGQKVARLIRSPFTQSGQPKQSGQYTQSESIQSGQ
- the rpsU gene encoding 30S ribosomal protein S21 encodes the protein MTQVVLGENEGIESALRRFKRQVSKAGILADVKSHRHFETPLEKRKRKAIMARRKRRFR
- a CDS encoding DUF3598 family protein, which produces MTQFGSTSQWDNLLCNLGAWEGSFTSLSTHGNLQADISTLVTLEGLDDNKIVRQTIDQFSADRAEVTQHRVLEYRSLGRGILLFEGGAFSQGSIQLAPTTEFGAELGFIWNDHRLRLVQLFNENHQFSELTLIREHLQGKQSSDRPPLTVEQLIGEWQGESVTLDLNWRSTQFATTLSVKQEGDRLQQHLILPQLDFSSSAEINGSTLLFDQGKFPIQVLLLPDGASCNTPLTLPKGQPFFLEAGWLINPNLRQRMIRSYDAQGGWSSLTLVTEKRVT